In Fragaria vesca subsp. vesca linkage group LG5, FraVesHawaii_1.0, whole genome shotgun sequence, the genomic stretch TCAATTGAAAATCCAAAAGTGTGCTATTTCTGGTGGTGGGAGAGTAACCCCATTCTCCGCGGCAGAAATACCACCCACTCCCATCTCTCTCCTTCTTTTCCAGTCGATACTGAATCTTACTTCAACCTCGTACTATATTTGAAGGTATGTAATCCTATCCTGTAAACCCATCTCACTTATGTTTCATAAAGTTCATTTCTTTATGCTGTTCATTCACTCAAATGGAATATGATTGGATGTTCTTTTTGGTGTTTGGATTCTGTTTTCTGGGTTGTAGCTTTCATGGCATTTAAGAATTAAATGGTTGCTTCTTTGAATCTGTTTTGATTCTGTAATGAGCTCTGATTGTGTTCCTTAAACACCGTTATTCAGCTTTTCACATATGACCTGCTCATTTGGATCACTTCATATTAAAATCTGAAACTTTGCATCCGTTTGATTGAGATAACATGTTGGCGGTGAGGAACCTCGAGAAGGGCACTAACTGAACTGGGCAAAGATATAAACTTTCTCATTCTAATCACCAATTGGACAATTTGAATAGCGTTTCTGCTTTGTTTGGATTCTTTAGGGTGGCCAAATAGAGCAAGAGAGATAGAGGTGCTTCGCAATGGGGAAACAATCTGAAAAGTTTTCTGCGGATTTTGTAATGGGAGGAATGGCTGCATTGGTAGCGAAGACCGCAGCAGCACCTATTGAAAGAGTAAAGCTTTTGTTGCAAAATCAAGGGGAGATGATAAAGAGAGGACAACTCAATAGACCTTATAAGGGTGTTGGTGATGGCTTTAGGAGGGTTTTTAAGGAAGAAGGCATGTTGGCCTTTTGGAGAGGGAACCAGGCCAATGTTATTCGATATTTTCCTACTCAGGTACCTTATTTCCCTTCTTTTCCTTTGATGAATTCATGTTTCTCATACAATATTTGAGCTGGATATGCTCTAGTGACTCATTGTTAGCCTGCTGTAATGTCATACTACCACATGCTCTTCTTGCACTTTCTCTGTTTTGTATTTGTTTGTTTTACTTTCTACAAGAAAATGTGCAGAGTGTATCTCAATTTTCTAGACTCCTTTTCGCTTGTCAAATTGTTTTATCTATTACAAGCATCAAGTATGGTTGATGCAGCATCAGAATATAGTTCAAGAGAAGATGTAATAACTGGAATTACTCATCAATTTTTGGAATTCATTTGAATCTCCATGTTCAAGTGCTTGTGTATTTCAGTTTTCCAATGACCTTAAATTTTTCTTGTAAATATGTATTATGGAACTTCTTTGTCTTATGGGTTTGCAAAGCATGATTATGTTCTGGATTTCAAAGTCCTATAATTCGTTATGATTTGGATCACCATATATCATAGAGAAATCATCTAGTCTTCTAGTCTTCTTAATCACATTACTTCTTGGCATCACATGCGAGTGGAGCTTTTAAAATCCTGCATCTACTCTTAAAACTAAGCACTTGTTACCATGCTCTGTTTGGTTAAATGTATGAAATGTTGGATTTTACTTTTCTGTCCTACCAATTGTTATCACCAAACATAGTTTGGAATATATGTAGGCTTTCAACTTTGCATTTAAAGGTTACTTCAAAAGCATTTTTGGCCGCTCAAAAGAGAAAGATGGATACATAAAGTGGTTTGCTGGAAATGTGGCTTCAGGAAGTGCTGCTGGAGCAACAACTTCATTATTTCTATATCATCTGGATTATGCACGTACACGGCTAGGCACTGATGCAAGGCAGGGCGGAGTTAATGGTCGACAACAATTCAGAGGGATTGTAGATGTTTACCGCAAAACTTTGTCAAGTGATGGATTGGTGGGTCTCTATCGAGGGTTTGGGGTTTCCATCATTGGAATTACTCTGTACCGAGGCATGTACTTTGGGATTTATGACACCTTGAAGCCTATTGTTTTGGTTGGACCTTTAGAGGTAAACATCTCCATTGAAAAAAAAAAAAAAAGCTTCCTGTTAGTCTAACCTTTCTTGGTTCTCATGCTTTCCATGAATTATTTGAATTTCAACAGGGAAATTTTTTTGCTAGTTTCTTTCTTGGTTGGAGTGTCACAACAGTCTCTGGGATCTGTGCCTATCCATTTGATACTCTTCGGAGGAGAATGATGCTAACCTCAGGACACAGCACAAAGTATCGCAATGGCTTACATGCATTTCGGGAGATTGTATACCTTGAGGGTTTCACAACACTATTCCGAGGAGTTACTGCAAATATGCTTGTAGGGGTTGCTGGGGCTGGGGTACTAGCAGGATATGATCAGCTGCAACGACTTGCATACAAACACGGTTATTCTGATGAGCCAAATCAAAGAGTTGTGAAGTGATAATACGGACCTGGCATATTTTAGGGCACGATAAAGAATATTCAAGTGAAGCAAACGTCGGGGTACAGAGTACAGACACAATTACTCTTGAGCCACAACAGAGTTTTGAAGTGGATGCCTGATCATGAGATGTGTATACCAGGTTACCTCTTCTATTGAGAACGAAAGAAAAGGAAATACGAAAATAATTGAACCTGCATGACTAAGAAAGGTTGTTCACCAATTGGCACTGCTTCTTCCTGGAATGTCTAAAGGCTTACTGATATATTCTTTGTACAGTTGACCGAGTATATTCAATTATTCAATGTTTTGTATTTGAATTATATCTTCATAGCTGATTTATAGTCCTCACTGTACTCCTGAGTGAGGATGGAATATGCAAGATGTACTGAGAATATGATTTTGCTTCAGAAAATTCCCAACCCAGTGAGGGTTAGGTGAGTGACTTGCTACAAGTGATGGTTAATGCCAGCATGCAATACAAAGTCAACTGGATTTCTTAATCTCTGTGATTAATCTAATCACGATGCATTATCTTTACACGCTTTAGATGATTCTTCAAATCTTCGACTATGGCATGCCTAGTTGTACACTAATTTTCAGTTGCACTTTGTCTCTGCAATGTACCAATTCAATACTCAGAAGTCTGAAGCTGCATAGAAAATCATACACTGCATG encodes the following:
- the LOC101305172 gene encoding ADP,ATP carrier protein ER-ANT1-like, whose translation is MGKQSEKFSADFVMGGMAALVAKTAAAPIERVKLLLQNQGEMIKRGQLNRPYKGVGDGFRRVFKEEGMLAFWRGNQANVIRYFPTQAFNFAFKGYFKSIFGRSKEKDGYIKWFAGNVASGSAAGATTSLFLYHLDYARTRLGTDARQGGVNGRQQFRGIVDVYRKTLSSDGLVGLYRGFGVSIIGITLYRGMYFGIYDTLKPIVLVGPLEGNFFASFFLGWSVTTVSGICAYPFDTLRRRMMLTSGHSTKYRNGLHAFREIVYLEGFTTLFRGVTANMLVGVAGAGVLAGYDQLQRLAYKHGYSDEPNQRVVK